A stretch of Triticum aestivum cultivar Chinese Spring chromosome 1D, IWGSC CS RefSeq v2.1, whole genome shotgun sequence DNA encodes these proteins:
- the LOC123181246 gene encoding 1-acyl-sn-glycerol-3-phosphate acyltransferase LPAT1, chloroplastic, translating into MGTLVWLRPTAAPAVPAGPSAAHVVAGGGINARPRRVSMASRCPNPRVLQAGRCRWLVARSGVTAAAAAADDPEDSSGLSDLQVASRIRGVFFYAVTAVVAIFLFIAMVVVHPLVLLFDRHRRRAQHYIAKIWATLTVSMFYKLEVEGMENLPPNSSPAVFVANHQSFLDIYTLLTLGRCFKFISKTSIFMLPIIGWAMYLLGVIPLRRMDSRSQLDCLKRCVDLVKKGASVFFFPEGTRSKDGKLGIFKRGAFSVAAKTGVPVIPITLLGTGKLMPPGMESNLNSGSVKVIIHRPIEGNDAEKLCTDARNVIADTLLLHGYGVH; encoded by the exons ATGGGGACGCTCGTCTGGCTGAGGCCGACCGcggccccggccgtccccgccggTCCCTCCGCCGCGCACG TGGTGGCTGGCGGTGGTATAAATGCCCGGCCTCGGCGTGTGTCCATGGCGTCCCGCTGCCCGAACCCGCGGGTGCTCCAGGCGGGGAGGTGCCGATGGCTGGTTGCGAGGTCGGGTGTCACGGCCGCTGCGGCGGCCGCCGATGACCCTGAGGATTCGTCGGGGCTTTCAG ATCTGCAAGTGGCTTCAAGGATCAGAGGGGTCTTCTTCTATGCAGTGACTGCTGTTGTGGCGATCTTTTTGTTTATAGCTATGGTTGTGGTTCATCCACTTGTGCTCTTGTTTGACCGCCACCGTAGGAGGGCTCAGCACTATATTGCAAAGATTTGGGCTACTCTGACAGTTTCCATGTTCTACAAGCTTGAAGTCGAGGGAATGGAGAATCTACCTCCCAATAGTAGCCCTGCTGTCTTTGTTGCTAACCATCAGAGCTTCTTGGATATCTATACCCTTCTAACTCTAGGAAGGTGCTTCAAATTTATAAGCAAGACCAGTATCTTTATGCTTCCAATTATTGGTTGGGCAATGTATCTCTTAGGTGTCATTCCTTTACGGCGTATGGACAGCAGGAGCCAGCTG GACTGTCTTAAACGGTGTGTGGATTTGGTGAAAAAGGGGGCGTCTGTATTTTTCTTTCCAGAGGGAACTCGAAGTAAAGATGGAAAGCTAGGTATATTCAAG CGAGGAGCATTTAGTGTCGCAGCGAAGACTGGCGTTCCTGTCATACCTATTACCCTTCTTGGGACAGGGAAACTGATGCCTCCTGGAATGGAAAGCAACCTTAATTCAGGTTCAGTAAAAGTCATTATTCACCGTCCAATTGAAGGGAATGATGCAGAGAAATTATGTACCGACGCAAGGAATGTGATAGCAGACACTCTTCTTCTACATGGTTATGGAGTGCACTAG